The Xanthobacter flavus genome includes a window with the following:
- the hemE gene encoding uroporphyrinogen decarboxylase — MDRSPATRSRFLSVLDGTIQDPPPLWMMRQAGRYLPEYRAVRAEAGDFLTLCYTPRLAAEVTLQPIRRYGFDAAIIFSDILVIPHALGTGLRFEVGEGPRLTPVADRAALSALSQTLDPAKVGPVYEAIADVRAQLSPETALIGFCGAPWTVATYMVAGQGTDDQAPARLLALREPELFQELIDRLVDASITHLSGQVEAGADAVQIFDTWAGVLDPASFERWCAEPLRRIVAGLRERHPYVRIIAFPKGATLEALEQIADVGIDGIGLDWSADRRAARQRLSDDVALQGNLDPLRLIAGGAALEEEVERIRADFDGVRHIFNLGHGIRPETPLEHVEKFVELVRRAG, encoded by the coding sequence ATGGACCGCTCTCCTGCCACGCGATCGCGCTTTCTCTCGGTTCTCGACGGCACGATCCAGGACCCGCCTCCGCTCTGGATGATGCGCCAGGCCGGCCGCTATCTGCCGGAGTACCGCGCCGTGCGGGCTGAGGCCGGCGACTTCCTGACCCTGTGCTACACCCCTCGCCTTGCCGCCGAGGTGACGCTCCAGCCCATCCGCCGCTATGGCTTCGATGCGGCCATCATCTTCTCGGACATCCTCGTCATCCCCCACGCGCTCGGGACCGGCTTGCGGTTCGAGGTCGGCGAGGGTCCGCGCCTGACGCCGGTGGCGGACCGGGCTGCGCTCTCGGCGCTTTCGCAAACGCTCGATCCCGCCAAGGTGGGCCCGGTCTATGAGGCCATCGCCGACGTGCGGGCGCAGCTCTCCCCGGAGACGGCGCTCATCGGCTTCTGCGGCGCGCCGTGGACGGTGGCGACCTACATGGTGGCGGGCCAGGGCACGGACGATCAGGCCCCCGCGCGGCTCCTCGCCTTGCGCGAGCCGGAGCTGTTCCAGGAACTGATCGACCGTCTGGTGGATGCCTCCATCACCCATCTGTCCGGACAGGTCGAAGCCGGCGCCGACGCGGTGCAGATCTTCGACACCTGGGCCGGCGTGCTTGATCCTGCCTCGTTCGAGCGCTGGTGCGCCGAGCCCCTGCGCCGCATCGTCGCGGGGCTGAGGGAGCGTCATCCCTATGTGCGGATCATCGCCTTCCCCAAGGGGGCGACGCTGGAGGCGCTGGAACAGATCGCCGATGTCGGGATCGACGGCATCGGTCTCGACTGGTCCGCCGATCGCCGCGCGGCGCGGCAAAGGCTGTCCGACGACGTGGCCCTGCAAGGCAATCTCGATCCGCTGCGGCTGATCGCCGGCGGTGCCGCGCTGGAGGAAGAGGTGGAGCGCATCCGCGCCGATTTCGACGGGGTGCGCCACATCTTCAACCTCGGCCATGGCATCCGTCCCGAGACGCCGCTGGAGCATGTGGAAAAGTTCGTCGAGCTGGTGCGCCGCGCCGGCTGA
- a CDS encoding shikimate dehydrogenase → MTIRACVTGQPVTYSRSPLLHGYWLKAYGIDGAYEREEVPPETAADFYRNLAARGYAGCNVTLPNKEIAFSVLDEADESAAALGAANTLWLEGGKLHGASTDGYGFIANLDASAPGWDGARNCALVIGAGGASRAVVHALVGRGFDRVVLANRTLERAETVAALFGPTVRPLAFDRIAEVMGEADILVNCTSLGMKGSEPLTLDLKKLRGEAVVSDIVYVPLMTPLLKAASAAGFRTVDGLGMLLHQGVPGFRRWFGVTPEVTPELRAVLVEDLRAKGQLEA, encoded by the coding sequence ATGACGATCCGGGCCTGTGTCACCGGCCAGCCCGTCACCTATTCCCGCTCGCCGCTGCTGCATGGCTACTGGCTCAAGGCCTATGGCATCGACGGCGCCTATGAGCGCGAGGAGGTGCCTCCCGAGACAGCGGCGGACTTCTACCGGAACCTCGCCGCGCGCGGCTATGCCGGCTGCAACGTCACACTGCCCAACAAGGAGATCGCCTTTTCCGTGCTCGACGAGGCGGACGAGAGCGCGGCGGCGCTGGGTGCGGCCAACACCCTCTGGCTGGAGGGCGGCAAGCTGCATGGCGCCAGCACCGACGGCTATGGTTTCATCGCCAATCTCGACGCGTCCGCTCCGGGCTGGGACGGCGCGCGCAATTGTGCCCTCGTGATCGGCGCCGGCGGTGCGTCTCGCGCCGTAGTCCATGCGCTGGTCGGGCGGGGCTTCGACCGGGTTGTGCTCGCCAACCGCACGCTGGAGCGGGCGGAAACGGTGGCGGCGCTGTTCGGCCCGACCGTGCGTCCCCTTGCCTTCGACCGGATCGCCGAGGTGATGGGCGAGGCGGATATCCTCGTGAACTGCACCTCGCTGGGGATGAAGGGCTCGGAGCCGCTCACGCTCGATCTCAAGAAGCTCCGAGGCGAGGCGGTGGTGAGCGACATCGTCTACGTGCCGCTGATGACGCCGCTCCTGAAGGCGGCCTCTGCGGCCGGCTTCCGCACCGTGGACGGGCTCGGCATGCTGCTGCACCAGGGCGTGCCCGGCTTCCGGCGCTGGTTCGGCGTGACGCCGGAGGTGACGCCGGAGTTGCGCGCCGTTCTGGTGGAAGACCTGCGCGCCAAGGGGCAGCTGGAGGCCTGA
- a CDS encoding Maf family protein, with translation MWRGEQPLVLASKSATRLTLLVHAGVPVETVAADVDERALQDAAGDTDPAGIALLLARAKALSGSKAAPGRLVLGADQTLALGPKIYHKPVSVEAARKQLLELAGQTHALHSAVAVAFDGEVLFDTVVSAFLTMRPMTDETLSAYLAAAGPRVLTSVGAYQLESVGVHLFTRVDGDHFTILGLPLLQLLPFFREQGLLP, from the coding sequence GTGTGGCGTGGCGAACAGCCGCTCGTGCTCGCGTCCAAGAGCGCGACCCGGTTGACCCTTCTCGTGCATGCGGGCGTGCCCGTGGAAACCGTGGCTGCCGACGTGGACGAGCGCGCCCTTCAGGACGCTGCCGGTGACACCGATCCGGCCGGGATCGCCCTTCTCCTCGCGCGGGCCAAGGCGCTGTCCGGCTCAAAGGCGGCGCCGGGACGCCTGGTGCTGGGCGCCGACCAGACCCTGGCGCTGGGGCCGAAGATCTACCACAAGCCGGTGTCGGTGGAGGCCGCGCGCAAGCAGCTCCTGGAACTCGCCGGCCAGACCCACGCGCTGCATTCGGCGGTCGCGGTGGCGTTCGACGGCGAGGTGTTGTTCGATACCGTGGTGAGCGCCTTCCTGACCATGCGCCCCATGACCGATGAGACCCTCTCCGCCTATCTCGCCGCTGCAGGTCCGCGCGTGCTGACCTCGGTTGGCGCGTATCAGCTGGAGTCGGTGGGCGTGCATCTGTTCACCCGTGTCGACGGGGATCACTTCACCATCCTGGGCTTGCCCCTGCTGCAGCTTCTGCCCTTCTTCCGTGAGCAGGGGCTGCTGCCATGA
- the coaE gene encoding dephospho-CoA kinase (Dephospho-CoA kinase (CoaE) performs the final step in coenzyme A biosynthesis.), whose amino-acid sequence MWVLGLTGSIGMGKSATARMFRALGVPVHDADAAVHALYRGAAVGPVEAEFPGVTRDGAIDRAALGVRVLGDAAAMKRLEAIVHPLVRAAETEFLSQARASGARLVVLDIPLLFETGGDGRVDAVAVVSAPKAVQRERVLAREGMTDEKFATILAKQMPDEEKRRRAHFVIDTGRGFAAASHQVEGIVRALSGPGRRKG is encoded by the coding sequence ATGTGGGTTCTCGGCCTTACCGGCTCCATCGGCATGGGCAAGTCGGCCACCGCACGCATGTTTCGCGCGCTGGGTGTGCCGGTGCATGATGCCGACGCCGCCGTCCACGCGCTCTACCGGGGCGCGGCGGTGGGGCCGGTGGAAGCCGAATTTCCGGGCGTGACCCGAGACGGCGCCATCGACCGTGCGGCGCTGGGCGTCCGCGTGCTCGGCGATGCCGCGGCCATGAAGCGGCTGGAGGCGATCGTCCACCCCCTGGTCCGCGCGGCCGAGACGGAGTTTCTGTCACAGGCCCGGGCGAGCGGGGCGCGCCTCGTGGTGCTGGATATCCCTCTCCTCTTCGAGACGGGCGGCGACGGGCGCGTCGATGCCGTGGCTGTGGTCAGCGCGCCGAAAGCTGTGCAACGCGAGCGGGTGCTCGCCCGCGAGGGCATGACGGACGAGAAATTCGCGACCATTCTCGCAAAGCAGATGCCGGACGAGGAGAAGCGCCGCCGCGCCCATTTCGTCATCGATACCGGTCGCGGCTTCGCCGCCGCCTCGCATCAGGTGGAGGGCATCGTGCGCGCGCTGTCCGGGCCGGGTCGGCGGAAGGGTTGA
- a CDS encoding pyruvate, water dikinase regulatory protein, whose amino-acid sequence MTQSKPGEAYFHLHLVSDATGETLINVGRAASAQYANVLPIEHVYPLVRSMKQLERVLSEVESNPGIVLFTLVDKDIRARLRQRCEELGLPHLSVMAPVVRLFQSYLGGEPTPRVGGQHALDASYFKRIDALNFTVMHDDGHLTDDLEHADVVLLGVSRTSKTPTSIYLANRGIKAANIPLVPNVPLPPNIEKLKKPLVVGLVASPERIVEIRQNRLLGLNAVETGSSTYTDREAVSEELAFSRRLCARNGWPLIDVTRRSIEETAANILSLYSDHRRRSIAET is encoded by the coding sequence GTGACTCAGTCGAAGCCGGGCGAGGCCTATTTCCACCTCCACCTCGTGTCGGACGCCACGGGCGAAACCCTCATCAACGTGGGCCGGGCGGCCAGCGCGCAATATGCGAACGTGCTGCCCATCGAACACGTCTATCCGCTGGTTCGTTCCATGAAGCAGCTGGAACGGGTGCTGAGCGAGGTGGAGTCCAATCCGGGCATCGTCCTCTTCACCCTCGTGGACAAGGACATCCGCGCCCGGCTGCGGCAGCGCTGCGAGGAACTGGGCCTGCCGCATCTCTCGGTGATGGCGCCCGTGGTGCGCCTGTTCCAGTCCTATCTCGGCGGCGAGCCGACGCCGCGGGTGGGCGGGCAGCACGCGCTGGATGCGAGCTATTTCAAGCGCATCGACGCCCTCAACTTCACCGTCATGCACGATGACGGGCATCTCACCGACGACCTCGAGCATGCGGACGTGGTGCTGCTCGGCGTCTCGCGCACGTCCAAGACACCCACCTCCATCTATCTCGCCAATCGCGGGATCAAGGCGGCGAACATCCCGCTCGTGCCCAACGTGCCGCTGCCGCCGAACATCGAGAAGCTGAAAAAACCGCTGGTGGTGGGCCTCGTCGCCAGCCCCGAGCGCATCGTCGAGATCCGTCAGAACCGGCTCCTCGGGCTCAATGCCGTCGAGACGGGTTCATCCACCTACACGGACCGCGAGGCCGTCTCCGAGGAACTCGCCTTCTCCCGCCGCCTGTGCGCGCGCAACGGCTGGCCGCTGATCGACGTGACCCGGCGGTCCATCGAGGAGACGGCGGCCAACATTCTCAGCCTCTACAGCGACCACAGGCGCCGTTCCATCGCCGAAACCTGA
- the rho gene encoding transcription termination factor Rho has protein sequence MREVKLQDLKSKTPVELLAFAEENEVENASTLRKQELMFAILKQLAATETEIIGEGVVEVLQDGFAFLRSPEANYLPGPDDIYVSPSQIRRFGLRTGDTVEGQIRSPKEGERYFALLKVNTINFEDPEKSRHKINFDNLTPLYPDERLKLEHDEPAGSKKDFSPRIIDIVAPIGKGQRGLIVAPPRTGKTVLLQNIAKSITANHPECFLIVLLIDERPEEVTDMQRSVKGEVVSSTFDEPAVRHVQVAEMVIEKAKRLVEHGRDVVILLDSITRLGRAYNTVVPSSGKVLTGGVDANALQRPKRFFGAARNIEEGGSLTIIATALIETGSRMDEVIFEEFKGTGNSEVILDRKVSDKRVFPAIDITRSGTRKEELLVPADTLKKMYVLRRILNPMGTVDAIEFLLDKLRQTKKNQDFFDSMNT, from the coding sequence ATGCGGGAAGTGAAACTTCAAGACCTCAAGTCCAAGACCCCCGTCGAGCTCCTCGCCTTCGCCGAGGAGAATGAGGTGGAAAACGCCAGCACGCTCCGCAAGCAGGAGCTGATGTTCGCCATCCTCAAGCAGCTGGCTGCCACCGAGACGGAGATCATTGGCGAGGGCGTCGTCGAGGTGCTGCAGGATGGCTTCGCCTTCCTGCGCTCCCCCGAGGCCAATTATCTGCCTGGCCCCGACGACATCTATGTCTCCCCCTCCCAGATCCGCCGCTTCGGCCTGCGCACCGGCGACACCGTGGAGGGGCAGATCCGCTCTCCCAAGGAGGGCGAACGCTATTTCGCGCTGCTCAAGGTCAACACGATCAATTTCGAGGACCCTGAGAAGTCGCGGCACAAGATCAATTTCGACAATCTCACGCCGCTCTATCCCGACGAGCGGCTCAAGCTCGAACACGATGAGCCCGCGGGCAGCAAGAAAGACTTCTCGCCGCGCATCATCGACATCGTGGCGCCCATCGGCAAAGGCCAGCGCGGCCTCATCGTCGCGCCGCCCCGCACCGGCAAGACGGTGCTGCTGCAGAACATCGCCAAGTCCATCACCGCCAACCATCCGGAATGCTTCCTGATCGTGCTGCTCATCGACGAGCGGCCCGAGGAAGTCACCGACATGCAGCGCTCGGTGAAGGGCGAGGTGGTCTCCTCCACCTTCGACGAGCCGGCCGTGCGCCATGTGCAGGTGGCCGAGATGGTGATCGAGAAGGCCAAGCGCCTTGTCGAGCATGGCCGCGACGTGGTGATTCTCCTCGATTCCATCACCCGCCTCGGCCGCGCCTACAACACCGTGGTGCCGTCCTCCGGCAAGGTGCTGACCGGCGGCGTGGACGCCAACGCCCTCCAGCGGCCGAAACGCTTCTTCGGCGCGGCGCGAAACATCGAGGAAGGCGGCTCCCTCACCATCATCGCGACCGCCCTCATCGAGACCGGCTCGCGCATGGATGAGGTGATCTTCGAGGAGTTCAAGGGTACCGGCAATTCGGAAGTCATTCTCGACCGCAAGGTCTCCGACAAGCGCGTGTTCCCGGCCATCGACATCACCCGGTCCGGCACCCGCAAGGAAGAGCTTCTGGTCCCCGCCGACACGCTCAAGAAGATGTACGTCCTGCGCCGCATCCTCAACCCGATGGGCACGGTCGACGCCATCGAGTTCCTGCTCGACAAGCTGCGGCAGACGAAGAAAAATCAGGACTTCTTCGATTCCATGAATACCTGA
- the hemJ gene encoding protoporphyrinogen oxidase HemJ, whose amino-acid sequence MYEWIKALHIIAVIAWMAGMLYLPRLMVYHCAAEVGSVQSETFKVMERRLLKAIINPAMIVTWLAGLWLVYEGGWYRAGWFHAKFALVLAMSAMHGFLVRWVRDFAEDRNVRPARFYRIANEVPTVLMIGIVILVVVKPF is encoded by the coding sequence CTGTATGAGTGGATCAAGGCGCTGCATATCATCGCCGTCATCGCCTGGATGGCGGGGATGCTCTATCTGCCGCGCCTGATGGTCTACCACTGCGCGGCCGAGGTCGGATCGGTGCAGTCGGAGACCTTCAAGGTCATGGAGCGCCGGCTGCTCAAGGCCATCATCAACCCGGCGATGATCGTCACCTGGCTCGCCGGTCTGTGGCTGGTCTATGAGGGCGGCTGGTACAGGGCCGGCTGGTTTCACGCCAAGTTCGCGCTGGTCCTGGCCATGTCCGCGATGCACGGTTTCCTGGTGCGCTGGGTGCGCGACTTCGCCGAAGACCGCAACGTCCGGCCGGCGCGCTTCTACCGGATCGCCAATGAGGTGCCGACGGTGCTGATGATCGGCATCGTCATCCTGGTTGTGGTCAAACCGTTTTGA
- the dnaQ gene encoding DNA polymerase III subunit epsilon → MREIVLDTETTGLEAYGGDRLVEIGCVEMVNRILTGNVFHVYINPQRDMPQEAFNVHGLSSEFLSDKPIFSQVADEFLEFIQNDTLVIHNAAFDIGFLNAELERLGRPTIARDRVIDTLALARRKHPGGGNRLDDLMNRYGIDSSRRVKHGALLDAELLAEVYSELLGGRQASLIGLVEETTEAPRLVVEARAAHPRPVPLPPRISAAESEAHAAFVAALGEKAIWLKYAEVPAAEKTAS, encoded by the coding sequence ATGCGCGAGATCGTTCTCGACACCGAGACCACGGGCCTTGAGGCCTATGGCGGCGACCGGCTGGTGGAGATCGGCTGCGTCGAGATGGTCAACCGCATCCTCACCGGCAACGTCTTCCACGTCTATATCAACCCCCAGCGGGACATGCCGCAGGAGGCTTTCAACGTGCACGGCCTGTCGTCGGAATTTCTATCCGACAAGCCGATCTTCTCGCAGGTTGCCGATGAATTCCTGGAGTTCATCCAGAACGATACTTTGGTCATCCATAACGCGGCGTTCGACATCGGCTTCCTGAACGCCGAGCTGGAGCGCCTCGGCCGCCCAACCATCGCCCGCGACCGGGTCATCGATACGCTGGCGCTCGCCCGCCGCAAGCACCCCGGCGGCGGCAATCGCCTTGATGACCTGATGAACCGCTACGGCATCGATTCGTCCCGCCGTGTGAAGCATGGGGCGCTCCTCGATGCGGAGCTGCTGGCCGAGGTCTACAGCGAGCTGCTCGGCGGGCGGCAGGCGAGCCTGATCGGCCTGGTGGAGGAGACGACGGAAGCGCCCCGCCTTGTGGTGGAGGCCCGCGCGGCGCATCCGCGTCCCGTTCCCCTGCCCCCGCGCATCAGTGCCGCCGAATCAGAAGCCCATGCCGCCTTCGTCGCGGCGCTCGGCGAGAAGGCGATCTGGCTGAAGTACGCCGAGGTGCCCGCGGCTGAGAAAACGGCAAGCTGA